In one window of Deltaproteobacteria bacterium DNA:
- a CDS encoding gamma carbonic anhydrase family protein yields the protein MITTFRDVSPRIDPTAFVAASAVVIGDVIVGPESSLWFHTVVRGDIGPIRIGSRTNLQDHVTVHVVGGAHDVTIGDDVTVGHRAIVHGCVLGHRVLVGMGAIVLDGVEIGADCLVGAGALVTPGTKVPPGRLVLGNPARVVRELRADERASLRASAAHYVGYAAEYRAAGIA from the coding sequence ATGATCACCACGTTCCGCGACGTGTCCCCCCGCATCGACCCGACGGCCTTCGTCGCCGCGAGCGCCGTCGTGATCGGCGACGTGATCGTCGGGCCCGAGTCGAGCCTCTGGTTCCACACGGTGGTGCGCGGCGACATCGGGCCGATCCGGATCGGCTCGCGGACGAATCTCCAGGACCACGTGACGGTGCACGTCGTCGGCGGCGCGCACGACGTGACGATCGGCGACGACGTCACGGTCGGCCATCGCGCGATCGTCCACGGCTGCGTGCTCGGCCACCGCGTCCTCGTCGGGATGGGGGCGATCGTGCTCGACGGGGTCGAGATCGGGGCCGACTGCCTGGTCGGCGCGGGGGCGCTCGTGACGCCGGGGACGAAGGTGCCGCCCGGACGGCTCGTGCTCGGCAACCCGGCGCGCGTCGTGCGCGAGCTCCGCGCGGACGAGCGCGCGTCGCTCCGCGCGTCGGCGGCGCATTACGTCGGCTATGCCGCCGAGTACCGGGCCGCGGGCATCGCTTGA
- the guaB gene encoding IMP dehydrogenase has product MDWRELEEGLTFDDVLLVPAESEIIPKDAIVTTKLSRHITLNIPLASAAMDTVTESRMAISMAQEGGIGFVHRNMPVEVQAREVEKVKKSESGMIADPVTVHPDQRIADALEVMKQFSISGLPVTRDGRLVGILTHRDLRFEKRLDRPVSEVMTKDNLVTAKPGISLEQAKEILHANRIEKLLVVDDELRLRGLITVKDIQKTTDYPNACKDGRGRLRVGGAVGVGPDREARVEALVRAGVDVLAVDTAHGHSRNVLDTVREVKRQWPDVDVVAGNVGTEEGARALVKAGADGVKVGMGVGSICTTRIISGVGMPQLTAVLGAARAVKGTDVPVIADGGVRFSGDITKAIAAGAHAIMIGSLFAGTEESPGETILFQGRTYKLYRGMGSIEAMKEGSRDRYFQGDEPDMKLVPEGIEGRVSYKGSLAFNIHQLVGGLKAGMGYCGCRTLDDLRTKTRFMKISSAGMRESHAHDVVITKEAPNYRLE; this is encoded by the coding sequence ATGGATTGGCGTGAGCTCGAGGAGGGCCTCACCTTCGACGACGTGCTCTTGGTGCCCGCCGAGAGCGAGATCATCCCGAAGGACGCGATCGTCACGACCAAGCTCTCGCGCCACATCACGCTGAACATCCCGCTCGCGTCGGCCGCCATGGACACGGTCACCGAGTCGCGGATGGCGATCAGCATGGCGCAGGAGGGCGGCATCGGCTTCGTCCACCGCAACATGCCGGTCGAAGTACAGGCACGCGAGGTCGAGAAGGTGAAGAAGTCGGAGAGCGGCATGATCGCCGACCCCGTCACCGTCCACCCCGACCAGCGCATCGCCGACGCCCTCGAGGTAATGAAGCAGTTCTCGATTTCCGGCCTGCCGGTCACGCGCGACGGCCGCCTGGTCGGCATCCTCACGCACCGCGACCTTCGCTTCGAGAAGCGGCTCGACCGTCCCGTCTCGGAGGTCATGACGAAAGACAACCTCGTCACCGCGAAGCCGGGTATCTCGCTCGAGCAGGCGAAGGAGATCCTGCACGCGAACCGCATCGAGAAGCTGCTCGTCGTCGACGACGAGCTCCGATTGCGCGGCCTCATCACCGTGAAGGACATCCAGAAGACGACCGATTACCCGAACGCCTGCAAGGACGGGCGCGGCCGGCTGCGGGTCGGCGGCGCGGTCGGCGTCGGACCGGACCGGGAAGCGCGCGTCGAGGCGCTGGTCCGCGCCGGGGTCGACGTGCTGGCGGTCGACACGGCCCACGGCCACTCGAGAAACGTCCTCGACACCGTGCGTGAGGTCAAACGCCAGTGGCCCGACGTGGACGTCGTCGCCGGCAACGTCGGCACGGAAGAGGGCGCCCGCGCCCTCGTGAAGGCCGGCGCCGACGGCGTGAAGGTCGGCATGGGTGTCGGCTCGATCTGCACGACCCGCATCATCTCCGGCGTCGGCATGCCGCAGCTCACGGCCGTGCTCGGCGCCGCGCGCGCCGTCAAGGGCACCGACGTCCCCGTCATCGCCGACGGCGGCGTGCGTTTCTCGGGCGACATCACGAAAGCGATCGCCGCCGGCGCCCACGCCATCATGATCGGCAGCCTCTTCGCCGGCACCGAGGAGAGCCCCGGCGAGACGATCCTCTTTCAGGGCCGCACCTACAAGCTCTATCGCGGCATGGGCTCGATCGAGGCGATGAAGGAGGGGAGTCGAGACCGCTACTTCCAGGGCGACGAGCCCGACATGAAGCTCGTCCCGGAAGGCATCGAGGGCCGTGTCTCCTACAAAGGGAGCCTCGCCTTCAACATCCATCAGCTCGTCGGCGGCCTGAAGGCCGGCATGGGCTACT